A window of the Scleropages formosus chromosome 5, fSclFor1.1, whole genome shotgun sequence genome harbors these coding sequences:
- the tppp3 gene encoding tubulin polymerization-promoting protein family member 3, whose translation MAEGADMTFLLVSFKKFAIHGDTKATGKEMNGKNWAKLCKDCKVIDGKNVTSTDVDIVFSKVKAKNSRVITYEEFEKALQELAPKRFKDQSKEEALQSIHKLIEGKEPSNTGITKIAKTAAVDRLTDTSKYTGSHRERFDESGKGKGRGGREELVENTGYVAAYKNAGTYEEKTKAK comes from the exons ATGGCTGAAGGTGCAGACATGACATTCCTCCTGGTCTCTTTTAAGAAATTTGCAATCCACGGGGACACCAAAGCCACTGGGAAAGAGATGAATGGCAAAAACTGGGCAAAGCTCTGCAAAGACTGCAAGGTCATCGACGGCAAGAACGTTACCAGCACCGACGTGGACATtgtcttctccaaagtgaa GGCAAAAAACTCCCGTGTAATCACCTATGAGGAGTTCGAGAAGGCCTTGCAGGAGTTAGCACCAAAGAGGTTCAAAGACCAAAGCAAGGAAGAGGCTTTGCAGTCCATTCACAAGCTGATTGAGGGGAAAGAGCCTTCGAACACTGGCATAACG AAAATTGCCAAGACTGCAGCGGTGGACCGGCTGACTGATACGTCCAAGTACACGGGTTCGCACAGGGAGCGTTTTGATGAAAGCGGGAAGGGCAAGGGCCGGGGCGGGCGCGAGGAGCTGGTGGAGAACACGGGTTACGTGGCCGCCTACAAGAACGCCGGTACGTACGAGGAGAAGACCAAGGCCAAGTAG